Proteins from a genomic interval of Corynebacterium freiburgense:
- a CDS encoding MarR family winged helix-turn-helix transcriptional regulator, with amino-acid sequence MTTARWLNDQEQELWRLLLAAVRYVDRGMDMTLQDGHGISVPEFAVLVHLSESNEKETRLRDLCASLNWDRSRTSHQITRMERRGLVVKQKCSDDGRGVIVELTAEGRRRLESAAPEHVERVRELFFDKITDEEMQALRPVLERILGEKQG; translated from the coding sequence ATGACAACCGCAAGATGGCTGAACGACCAAGAGCAGGAATTGTGGAGGCTACTCCTCGCTGCTGTCCGCTATGTCGATCGCGGCATGGATATGACTCTGCAAGATGGGCATGGGATTTCGGTGCCCGAATTTGCAGTTTTAGTGCACCTTTCTGAAAGTAATGAAAAAGAAACTCGATTACGGGACTTATGTGCTTCTTTAAATTGGGATCGTAGTCGCACTTCGCATCAAATTACGCGTATGGAGCGCCGTGGGCTTGTGGTTAAGCAGAAGTGCTCCGATGATGGGCGTGGGGTGATTGTGGAGCTTACAGCGGAAGGACGACGTCGCTTAGAATCGGCGGCTCCGGAACACGTTGAACGTGTCCGCGAACTGTTTTTCGACAAAATCACCGATGAGGAAATGCAAGCGTTGCGTCCCGTTCTCGAACGAATATTAGGGGAAAAACAAGGGTAA
- a CDS encoding PspC domain-containing protein, with translation MTVTPYMQRPLQRSVSDRYIAGVLGGVAETYGWNSTAVRLLFVLSFLLPGPQFVIYLVAWLLMPERTV, from the coding sequence ATGACGGTTACCCCATATATGCAGCGCCCATTGCAGCGTAGTGTTAGTGATCGCTATATTGCTGGTGTCTTGGGCGGGGTGGCAGAAACCTACGGCTGGAATTCAACGGCCGTCCGCCTATTGTTTGTTTTGTCGTTCCTGCTTCCAGGCCCGCAATTTGTGATTTATCTCGTAGCATGGCTTCTTATGCCCGAGCGCACAGTGTAG